From Halotia branconii CENA392, the proteins below share one genomic window:
- a CDS encoding TldD/PmbA family protein: MPNINEIASYAKDNANKLGIKKFDVYGSTVDETSVQVDQGEPKQVKASNRSGVTVRVWNEDNTMGVTSTTDVDPKGLELALKTAYEASFFGVKENVPDFSPEATIPIPNTPDDKSPQAPVSELISKLLLAEQELLIFHPAIKGVPYNGLAQRDIDRFYLNSEGAARTESHSLASVYLYSKTEEEGKKPRSAGAFRINQSLDNLDIHGCIKETADKTISHLNYEKIKTGKYRVVFSPEAFLSLLGAFSNLFNAQSILDKQSLSTPDDLGKQIASSLISVCDDALHPANVGAESFDGEGTPTRKVSLIENGILTGFLHSAGTAKRMNAKPTGNASIGAKVSISPNFYHVFAAKNSEQELSLETAENVVFIDDLQALHAGVKSLQGSFSLPFDGWIVNKGVKTSIESATVAGDFLELLKSIIYVEKEVELTPGGVAPRIWIDELSITGD; the protein is encoded by the coding sequence ATGCCGAATATCAACGAAATTGCCAGTTATGCCAAGGACAATGCTAATAAACTTGGCATCAAAAAATTCGATGTTTATGGCTCAACAGTAGATGAAACCAGTGTCCAAGTAGACCAAGGTGAGCCAAAACAAGTTAAAGCTTCAAATCGTTCTGGTGTGACTGTTCGTGTCTGGAATGAAGATAATACAATGGGTGTTACCAGTACTACAGATGTAGACCCCAAAGGATTGGAATTAGCTTTAAAAACAGCTTATGAAGCTAGTTTTTTTGGCGTTAAAGAAAATGTTCCTGATTTTAGTCCAGAAGCCACTATTCCTATCCCAAATACACCTGACGACAAATCACCCCAAGCACCTGTTTCAGAACTGATATCAAAACTTTTGCTGGCAGAACAAGAATTATTGATATTTCATCCAGCAATCAAGGGTGTGCCTTACAACGGCTTAGCGCAAAGAGACATTGACAGATTCTATCTTAATAGTGAAGGTGCAGCTAGAACCGAATCTCATTCTTTGGCATCAGTTTATCTTTACAGCAAAACTGAAGAAGAAGGCAAAAAACCACGCAGTGCAGGTGCTTTTAGAATCAACCAAAGTTTAGATAATTTAGATATTCATGGTTGTATTAAAGAAACGGCCGATAAAACTATCAGTCATTTAAACTATGAGAAAATTAAGACTGGTAAATATCGCGTTGTTTTCTCTCCGGAAGCCTTCTTAAGCCTTTTGGGTGCTTTTTCTAACTTGTTCAATGCTCAAAGCATTTTGGACAAACAAAGTTTATCTACTCCTGATGATTTAGGAAAGCAAATTGCTTCTTCTTTAATCTCAGTATGTGATGATGCATTGCATCCTGCTAATGTAGGGGCAGAAAGTTTTGATGGTGAAGGAACTCCCACTCGCAAAGTTTCATTAATTGAAAACGGCATTTTAACGGGCTTTCTTCATAGTGCCGGGACTGCTAAAAGAATGAATGCCAAGCCTACAGGCAACGCAAGTATTGGTGCAAAGGTCAGCATCAGTCCCAATTTTTATCACGTCTTTGCGGCAAAAAATTCCGAGCAGGAGTTAAGTCTAGAAACTGCTGAAAATGTAGTTTTTATCGATGACTTACAAGCTCTCCATGCAGGAGTTAAATCCTTACAAGGCTCTTTTTCTCTGCCTTTCGATGGTTGGATAGTTAACAAAGGTGTTAAAACAAGCATTGAATCAGCAACAGTTGCTGGTGATTTCTTAGAACTTCTCAAGTCAATTATTTATGTGGAAAAAGAAGTTGAGTTAACGCCAGGAGGAGTTGCTCCCAGAATTTGGATTGATGAATTGTCAATTACAGGAGATTAA
- a CDS encoding pentapeptide repeat-containing protein, which translates to MKSIFLTATALLSTIALAAPLRAEVAESQSQQVKRLIATRACYGCNLQGVNLRGAHLIGADLRNANLKNANLEAANLEGADLQGANLQGANLTEAFASGTTFNNANLINADLSDAQLYNAQVDGAVMIGTDVSGADGLDITLGVGGEE; encoded by the coding sequence ATGAAATCGATATTTTTGACAGCCACAGCTTTACTCAGTACCATTGCTCTAGCTGCTCCTTTAAGGGCTGAGGTCGCCGAAAGTCAGAGCCAACAAGTAAAACGCTTAATAGCAACCAGAGCTTGTTATGGATGCAATCTACAAGGTGTTAATCTCAGAGGGGCACATTTGATTGGTGCTGATTTAAGAAATGCTAACTTGAAAAATGCCAACTTGGAAGCTGCTAACTTAGAAGGTGCTGATTTACAAGGGGCTAATTTACAAGGGGCTAATTTAACCGAAGCTTTTGCTAGTGGTACTACTTTCAATAATGCCAATTTAATCAATGCTGATTTGAGCGATGCTCAGTTATACAATGCTCAGGTAGACGGTGCTGTAATGATTGGTACAGATGTCAGTGGTGCTGATGGTTTGGATATAACCCTTGGTGTTGGTGGAGAAGAATGA
- the acnB gene encoding bifunctional aconitate hydratase 2/2-methylisocitrate dehydratase produces the protein MLEEYRQHVAQRAALGIPPLPLDAKQTSDLCELLKKPPKGEESTLLHLLRDRVPPGVDAAAYVKAGFLTAIAKKEITTPLISPIEAVELLGTMVGGYNVQSLIDLLQSPTTSLSDSSDTPLVMGGEGKEPIATYAADALSKILLVYDAFHDVLELSKTNPYAKRVIDSWAEAEWFTIRPQLPEYINVTVFKVPGETNTDDLSPATHATTRPDIPLHALAMLESRQPGSLETIAELKQKGYPVAYVGDVVGTGSSRKSAINSVLWHLGNDIPFVPNKRAGGYILGNAIAPIFFNTAEDAGALPIQCDVTKLETGMVITIYPYKGTITNEAGEVISTFTLKPDTILDEVRAGGRIPLLIGRTLTDKTRAALGLPPSTLFIRPQQPNDTGKGYTLAQKMVGKACGLPGVRPGTSCEPIMTTVGSQDTTGPMTRDELKELACLGFSADLVMQSFCHTAAYPKPVDIKTHQELPDFFSQRGGVALRPGDGIIHSWLNRMLLPDTVGTGGDSHTRFPLGISFPAGSGLVAFAGALGVMPLDMPESVLVRFKGELQPGITLRDIVNAIPYVAMQKGLLTVEKQNKKNIFSGKILEMEGLPDLKVEQAFELTDASAERSCAGCTIKLSIETVSEYLRSNITLLTNMVARGYHDERTIMRRIAKMQEWLANPVLMAADADAEYAEIIEVDLNEITEPIVAAPNDPDNVKLLSAVANDPVQEVFVGSCMTNIGHYRATSKVLEGAGEVKTRLWICPPTRMDEHQLQEEGVYDIFNAANARTEMPGCSLCMGNQARVADGTTVFSTSTRNFNNRMGKDARVYLGSAELAAVCALLGRIPTVQEYMDIVAQKIHPFADDLYRYLNFDQITGFEDEGRVIALEDMPRIEDILGMPTAAR, from the coding sequence ATGCTAGAAGAATATCGTCAGCATGTTGCCCAAAGAGCAGCATTAGGCATTCCCCCCTTACCATTAGATGCAAAGCAAACATCTGATTTGTGTGAATTGCTGAAAAAGCCACCTAAGGGTGAAGAAAGTACATTATTGCATTTATTGCGCGATCGCGTACCCCCCGGTGTTGATGCTGCTGCTTATGTGAAGGCTGGATTTCTTACGGCCATTGCCAAAAAAGAAATTACCACTCCTTTGATTTCACCGATTGAAGCAGTAGAATTACTAGGAACAATGGTAGGGGGTTATAATGTGCAGTCATTAATCGATTTGCTGCAATCGCCTACTACATCTTTATCAGATTCTTCTGATACACCTTTAGTCATGGGAGGGGAAGGAAAGGAACCCATAGCCACATACGCTGCTGACGCTTTAAGTAAAATCTTGCTAGTATATGATGCTTTTCATGATGTTTTGGAATTATCTAAAACAAATCCTTACGCCAAGCGAGTGATTGATTCGTGGGCAGAAGCTGAGTGGTTTACTATTCGTCCACAGCTACCAGAGTATATTAATGTCACGGTTTTTAAAGTTCCTGGCGAAACCAACACCGATGACTTATCCCCCGCCACTCACGCCACAACTCGCCCGGATATTCCTCTACACGCCCTAGCAATGCTAGAGTCACGGCAACCGGGCAGTTTAGAAACCATTGCCGAATTGAAGCAGAAAGGTTATCCCGTTGCTTATGTTGGAGATGTAGTCGGTACTGGTTCTTCACGTAAATCTGCCATCAACTCGGTATTGTGGCATTTGGGCAATGATATTCCTTTTGTACCCAACAAAAGAGCTGGAGGGTATATATTAGGTAATGCGATCGCGCCAATCTTTTTTAACACTGCTGAAGATGCCGGTGCTTTGCCTATTCAATGCGATGTCACCAAACTAGAAACTGGGATGGTGATTACTATCTATCCTTACAAAGGTACAATCACCAACGAAGCAGGTGAAGTTATTTCTACCTTCACCCTCAAACCCGATACTATCCTCGATGAAGTCCGTGCAGGTGGACGCATCCCCCTACTTATTGGGCGCACCCTCACCGACAAAACCCGCGCAGCCCTCGGTTTACCACCCAGTACCTTATTTATCCGTCCCCAGCAACCCAACGATACAGGCAAAGGCTACACCTTGGCACAAAAAATGGTGGGTAAAGCCTGCGGATTACCTGGTGTCCGTCCGGGTACTTCTTGTGAACCCATTATGACTACTGTTGGTTCCCAAGATACCACAGGCCCCATGACCCGCGATGAATTAAAAGAACTCGCTTGTCTGGGCTTCAGTGCAGACTTAGTGATGCAAAGTTTTTGTCATACTGCGGCGTATCCCAAACCAGTTGATATTAAAACTCACCAAGAACTACCAGACTTTTTCTCTCAACGTGGCGGTGTGGCTTTACGTCCTGGCGATGGCATTATTCACTCTTGGCTGAACCGAATGTTGCTACCAGATACCGTCGGTACAGGTGGCGACTCTCACACCCGCTTCCCCTTGGGTATTTCCTTCCCCGCTGGTTCTGGGTTAGTAGCCTTTGCTGGGGCTTTGGGTGTCATGCCTTTAGATATGCCAGAGTCGGTGTTAGTGCGTTTTAAAGGGGAATTGCAACCCGGCATTACTCTAAGAGATATTGTGAATGCAATTCCCTATGTAGCCATGCAAAAAGGTTTGCTGACAGTAGAGAAGCAAAACAAGAAAAATATCTTTTCTGGCAAGATTCTAGAAATGGAAGGCTTGCCAGATTTGAAAGTGGAACAAGCTTTTGAACTTACCGATGCTAGTGCAGAACGTTCTTGTGCGGGTTGCACCATTAAATTGAGTATTGAGACAGTTAGCGAATATCTGCGTTCTAACATTACGTTATTAACGAATATGGTAGCGAGGGGCTATCACGATGAGCGTACCATTATGCGCCGCATTGCTAAGATGCAGGAATGGTTAGCGAATCCTGTGTTGATGGCAGCTGATGCAGATGCAGAATATGCCGAAATCATTGAAGTTGATTTGAACGAAATCACAGAACCAATTGTAGCTGCTCCTAATGATCCTGATAATGTGAAATTATTATCGGCAGTTGCGAATGATCCTGTACAAGAGGTATTTGTTGGTTCTTGTATGACAAATATTGGTCATTATCGGGCAACTAGCAAAGTGTTAGAAGGTGCAGGTGAAGTCAAAACTCGTTTATGGATTTGTCCACCCACACGCATGGATGAACACCAACTTCAAGAAGAAGGTGTATATGATATTTTTAATGCTGCAAATGCGCGTACAGAAATGCCTGGTTGTAGTTTGTGTATGGGCAATCAAGCACGAGTTGCTGATGGCACAACGGTATTTTCTACCTCAACTCGTAACTTCAATAATCGCATGGGTAAAGATGCACGAGTATACCTTGGTTCCGCAGAATTAGCCGCAGTTTGTGCATTGCTGGGACGCATTCCTACAGTTCAAGAATATATGGACATTGTGGCGCAGAAGATTCATCCTTTTGCTGATGATTTATATCGGTATTTAAACTTTGATCAAATCACTGGTTTCGAGGATGAAGGGCGAGTAATTGCGTTAGAAGATATGCCGAGAATTGAGGATATTTTGGGTATGCCTACGGCTGCGAGGTAG